A region of Fimbriimonadaceae bacterium DNA encodes the following proteins:
- the rplW gene encoding 50S ribosomal protein L23, with translation MKDPHLIVIRPHITERTMTLSMGDPKVQNEKDIVRKYTFVVAPNANKIEIKQAIESIYNAGKKKSDSGIAVTSVRTIKNKGKSRRVSFRFKGKKPDWKKAIITLAPGQVLEDYGV, from the coding sequence GTGAAAGACCCGCATCTCATCGTCATCAGGCCGCACATTACCGAGCGCACCATGACGCTTAGCATGGGCGATCCAAAGGTTCAGAACGAGAAGGACATCGTGCGAAAGTACACCTTTGTCGTCGCACCCAATGCGAACAAGATCGAGATCAAGCAGGCGATCGAAAGCATCTACAACGCCGGCAAGAAGAAATCGGACTCTGGAATTGCGGTCACCAGTGTTCGAACGATAAAGAACAAGGGCAAGTCCCGCCGCGTAAGTTTTCGCTTCAAAGGAAAGAAGCCGGATTGGAAGAAGGCGATTATTACACTCGCGCCCGGCCAAGTTTTGGAGGATTACGGAGTCTAA
- the rplD gene encoding 50S ribosomal protein L4, translated as MAELEIQGLKGKGGKHKLADKIANATASDTTLHRTVVAEEANARQGTQAAKTRSEVRGGGRKPYRQKKTGNARQGSIRSPHYAHGGMALAVKPRDYDKKVNRKERQSAILGALKAKIDAGDLIVTEGLAQATPKTKEAAAALKTLGVTDVKRVLVILPQYDEVTYKAFRNIANVTIKTAPSRIEEGKDATKTDTFSTRDLLVAHKIVMEKDALLRIEEVWAK; from the coding sequence ATGGCTGAGCTCGAGATTCAAGGACTGAAAGGTAAAGGCGGAAAGCACAAGCTCGCCGACAAGATTGCCAACGCGACCGCCAGCGACACGACCCTGCACCGCACCGTCGTCGCGGAAGAGGCCAATGCCCGCCAAGGTACGCAGGCAGCGAAGACCCGCAGCGAAGTCCGTGGTGGAGGCCGCAAGCCCTACCGCCAAAAGAAGACTGGAAATGCCCGGCAGGGGTCCATTCGATCACCGCACTACGCCCACGGCGGCATGGCACTGGCAGTCAAGCCCCGGGACTATGACAAGAAGGTCAACCGGAAGGAACGGCAATCGGCCATTCTCGGCGCCCTGAAGGCCAAGATCGATGCAGGAGACCTTATCGTGACGGAGGGACTGGCCCAAGCCACACCAAAGACCAAGGAGGCGGCTGCCGCGCTGAAAACGCTCGGGGTCACTGACGTCAAGCGCGTGCTCGTGATTCTTCCGCAGTACGACGAGGTCACCTACAAGGCTTTTCGAAACATCGCAAACGTAACGATCAAGACCGCACCAAGCCGGATCGAGGAGGGGAAGGACGCAACCAAGACCGATACCTTTTCAACCCGTGATCTGTTGGTTGCACACAAAATCGTGATGGAGAAGGACGCATTGCTTCGCATCGAGGAGGTCTGGGCAAAGTGA
- the rplC gene encoding 50S ribosomal protein L3, translating to MLPGILGTKIGMTHLFDDEGRMVPVTVIQAGPVYVTQLKTDEKDGYQAVQVGFGDVSDKHLTWPKFGHLKKAGLAKNLRTLREFRVNDTASFELGQEIGVDIFQEGEDVSVVGISKGRGFQGGVKRYGFAGQHMTHGYMTHRRPLSSGATGPQRVFKGTRKPGHMGTDRVTQKGLKIVKIDAERNLLLVDGSVPGPNGSLVTINKEVN from the coding sequence ATGCTACCGGGGATCCTCGGCACGAAAATAGGGATGACGCATCTGTTCGACGACGAAGGTCGAATGGTGCCGGTAACGGTCATACAGGCCGGACCCGTCTACGTGACTCAGCTCAAGACCGACGAAAAGGACGGCTATCAGGCCGTTCAGGTCGGGTTTGGCGATGTCAGTGACAAGCACCTCACCTGGCCGAAGTTCGGACACCTGAAGAAGGCTGGCCTTGCCAAGAACCTTCGCACTCTCCGGGAGTTCCGCGTAAACGACACGGCCTCTTTCGAGCTCGGCCAAGAAATCGGCGTCGATATCTTCCAAGAGGGCGAGGACGTTTCCGTCGTCGGCATCAGCAAGGGTCGTGGGTTCCAGGGAGGCGTGAAGCGATACGGCTTCGCCGGCCAGCACATGACGCACGGCTACATGACCCATCGCCGACCGCTGTCCAGCGGTGCGACCGGTCCACAGCGCGTTTTCAAGGGCACCCGTAAGCCCGGCCACATGGGAACAGACCGCGTAACCCAGAAGGGCCTTAAAATTGTGAAGATCGACGCCGAGCGGAATCTCCTGCTCGTTGACGGCAGCGTTCCTGGACCGAACGGCAGCCTGGTAACGATCAACAAGGAGGTCAACTAA
- the rpsJ gene encoding 30S ribosomal protein S10 produces MKGPKVRIRLRAYDHRILDQSAEKITDTAKRTGARISGPIPLPTSIRKFCVIRGPHIDKESMEHFELRTHNRLIDIHEPTNKTIDALMRLDLPSGIDIEIKL; encoded by the coding sequence ATGAAGGGACCCAAAGTTAGAATTCGGCTGCGCGCCTACGACCATCGGATTCTCGACCAATCGGCCGAGAAGATCACCGATACCGCCAAGCGGACCGGCGCGCGGATCAGCGGACCCATTCCGTTGCCGACCAGCATCCGCAAGTTCTGCGTGATTCGAGGACCGCACATCGACAAGGAGTCGATGGAGCACTTCGAGCTGCGCACCCACAACCGGCTGATCGACATTCATGAGCCGACCAACAAGACGATCGATGCGCTGATGCGGCTGGACCTACCCAGCGGCATCGATATCGAAATCAAACTTTAG
- the tuf gene encoding Elongation factor Tu, with product MARAKFERTKPHVNIGTIGHVDHGKTTLTAAITGVLQEKGLAKATKYDEIDSAPEEKARGITINISHQEYETEQRHYAHVDCPGHADFIKNMITGAAQMDGAILVVAGTDGPMQQTREHILLARQVGVPYIVVYINKVDQVDDAELIELVEMEIRELLSKYGFDGDNTPIIKGSARKALDQVEAGSVNFDDTHVKSIMDLMAAVDSYIPTPARDKDKPFLMAVEDVFTITGRGTVATGRVERGQLKSMEEVEIVGLSDAPRKTVCTGVEMFRKTLDYCEAGDNVGLLLRGVDRHDIERGMVCCKPGSIKPHTKFDSEVYVLSKEEGGRHTPFVAGYRPQFYFRTTDVTGNIFEIRGADGAKAEMCMPGDNVTMTIELIAPIAMEQGSKFAIREGGRTVGAGTITKVYE from the coding sequence ATGGCAAGAGCGAAATTTGAAAGGACGAAGCCGCACGTCAATATCGGGACGATCGGCCACGTTGACCACGGAAAGACGACACTGACGGCCGCCATCACCGGCGTACTGCAGGAAAAGGGTCTGGCCAAGGCTACGAAGTACGACGAAATCGACTCGGCGCCGGAAGAGAAGGCCCGAGGCATCACGATCAACATCTCGCACCAGGAGTACGAGACTGAACAGCGGCACTACGCGCACGTCGACTGTCCTGGCCACGCCGACTTCATCAAGAACATGATCACCGGCGCTGCCCAGATGGACGGCGCGATCCTGGTTGTTGCAGGTACAGATGGACCGATGCAGCAAACTCGCGAGCACATTCTGCTTGCTCGCCAGGTCGGCGTTCCGTACATCGTGGTCTACATCAACAAGGTCGACCAGGTTGACGACGCTGAGCTGATCGAACTCGTCGAGATGGAGATTCGCGAGTTGCTGTCGAAGTACGGCTTCGACGGCGACAACACGCCCATCATCAAGGGCTCGGCACGGAAGGCCTTGGACCAGGTTGAAGCCGGTTCGGTGAACTTCGACGACACCCATGTCAAGTCGATCATGGACTTGATGGCGGCCGTCGACAGCTACATCCCGACGCCTGCCCGCGATAAGGACAAGCCGTTCCTGATGGCGGTTGAAGATGTCTTCACGATCACCGGTCGCGGCACCGTCGCCACTGGTCGCGTGGAGCGCGGTCAGCTGAAGTCGATGGAAGAAGTTGAGATCGTTGGTCTGTCGGATGCGCCTCGCAAGACGGTCTGTACCGGCGTGGAAATGTTCCGCAAGACGCTCGACTACTGTGAAGCAGGCGATAACGTCGGCCTGCTGCTTCGAGGCGTGGATCGCCACGACATCGAGCGCGGCATGGTTTGCTGCAAGCCGGGCTCGATCAAGCCGCATACGAAGTTCGACTCCGAGGTTTACGTCCTCTCGAAGGAAGAAGGTGGTCGCCACACCCCGTTCGTCGCGGGCTACCGACCTCAGTTCTACTTCCGAACGACCGACGTGACCGGAAACATCTTCGAGATTCGGGGCGCCGACGGCGCCAAGGCCGAGATGTGCATGCCCGGTGACAATGTCACCATGACCATCGAGCTGATCGCACCGATCGCTATGGAGCAAGGCTCCAAGTTCGCGATCCGGGAAGGTGGCCGAACGGTCGGCGCCGGCACCATCACGAAGGTGTACGAATAA
- the fusA gene encoding Elongation factor G yields MPRSHPLELVRNIGIAAHIDAGKTTTTERILYYTGKSHKIGEVHDGAATMDWMEQEQERGITITSAATSCFWSGSNKDRPEHKINIIDTPGHVDFTVEVERSLRVLDGCVAVFCAVGGVQPQSETVWRQANKYGVPRIVYVNKMDRLGADFFSVVDRIKQRLGANGAPIQIPIGAESEYRGYVDLITMQATLYKSDDGKQFEVGEIPADLRELAAEYREKMIEAIADFDDSIMERFLEGNEISEAEIRDALRRGTIANRIVPIISGSSFKNKGVQAMVDAVVDYLPSPLDVGAVKGVHPRTEEEMVREASDKEPFSALAFKIMSDKYVGRLTYLRVYSGMLKKGSAVMVAYRDPQTNEFRTRTERIGRILEMHANNRQDIDEVYAGEIVGVIGLNDVNTGHTICSEESPIALESIKFPEPVIQIAIEPKSRADQEKLGSSLQRLAQEDPTFRVFTDQESGQTIISGMGELHLEIIVDRLNREFGVQANQGKPQVAYRETVRTKAKAEGRFIRQTGGSGQYGHCWIEMEPLAAGSGFVFENKVVGGTIPKEYIPACEKGIREGLHSGILAGYPVVDIKVSLIEGSYHEVDSNENAFKQAGLIAFREAMKKANAVLKEPIMHVEVTTPEGNVGDVVGDINSRRGRIEGMEQAMGGVTIVNAHVPLAEMFGYVTTLRSLTQGRASPNVTPSHYEEVPNNIATEVIAKAQAGR; encoded by the coding sequence ATGCCCCGTTCCCACCCACTAGAACTCGTCCGCAACATTGGAATTGCCGCGCATATCGACGCGGGCAAGACGACCACAACCGAGCGAATCCTGTACTACACCGGCAAGTCGCACAAGATTGGCGAGGTCCACGATGGAGCGGCGACGATGGACTGGATGGAGCAGGAGCAGGAGCGCGGCATTACGATCACGTCCGCGGCCACGTCCTGTTTCTGGAGCGGCTCAAACAAAGATCGGCCGGAACACAAGATCAATATCATCGACACGCCCGGCCACGTCGACTTCACGGTCGAGGTCGAACGCTCGCTTCGCGTCCTCGACGGCTGCGTGGCGGTGTTCTGCGCGGTCGGTGGCGTACAGCCTCAGTCGGAAACGGTCTGGCGGCAGGCCAACAAGTACGGCGTCCCCCGGATCGTTTACGTTAATAAAATGGACCGCCTCGGCGCCGATTTCTTCTCGGTTGTCGATCGCATCAAGCAGCGGCTGGGTGCAAACGGCGCCCCGATCCAGATTCCAATTGGCGCGGAAAGCGAATATCGCGGATACGTTGACCTCATTACCATGCAGGCCACGCTTTACAAGTCCGATGATGGCAAGCAATTCGAGGTTGGAGAGATTCCCGCCGATCTGCGCGAGCTCGCCGCCGAATATCGCGAGAAGATGATCGAGGCGATCGCCGATTTCGATGACTCGATCATGGAGCGATTCCTGGAAGGGAATGAGATCTCCGAGGCTGAGATTCGCGATGCCCTGCGTCGCGGCACGATCGCCAACCGGATTGTGCCGATCATTAGCGGCTCATCCTTCAAGAACAAGGGCGTGCAGGCGATGGTCGATGCCGTCGTCGACTATTTGCCGTCACCGCTCGATGTCGGCGCGGTGAAGGGCGTTCACCCTCGAACTGAGGAGGAAATGGTTCGTGAGGCAAGCGACAAGGAGCCTTTCAGCGCCTTGGCATTCAAGATCATGTCCGACAAGTACGTCGGTCGCCTTACTTATCTGCGCGTTTACTCCGGCATGCTCAAGAAGGGGTCTGCCGTCATGGTCGCCTACCGCGATCCGCAAACGAACGAATTCCGAACTCGCACCGAGCGCATCGGCCGAATTCTTGAGATGCACGCGAACAACCGTCAGGACATCGACGAGGTTTACGCCGGTGAGATTGTCGGCGTGATCGGACTTAACGATGTCAACACCGGGCATACGATCTGCTCCGAGGAATCGCCGATCGCGCTTGAGAGCATTAAGTTCCCCGAGCCGGTCATCCAGATCGCCATCGAGCCGAAGAGCCGGGCCGACCAGGAGAAGCTTGGTTCGAGCCTGCAGCGCCTCGCTCAGGAAGATCCCACATTCCGCGTCTTTACGGACCAGGAAAGCGGGCAGACGATCATCAGCGGCATGGGCGAGCTCCACCTGGAGATCATCGTCGACCGCTTAAACCGCGAATTCGGTGTCCAGGCCAACCAGGGTAAGCCGCAGGTCGCCTACCGGGAAACGGTACGCACGAAGGCTAAGGCCGAAGGCCGCTTTATCCGACAGACCGGCGGTTCGGGCCAGTACGGCCACTGCTGGATTGAGATGGAGCCGCTTGCCGCCGGTAGCGGATTCGTATTCGAGAACAAGGTCGTCGGTGGCACGATTCCCAAGGAGTACATTCCGGCTTGCGAAAAGGGCATCCGAGAAGGGCTCCACTCTGGAATTCTCGCCGGCTACCCTGTGGTGGACATCAAGGTCAGCCTCATCGAAGGCAGCTACCATGAAGTCGACTCTAACGAAAACGCATTCAAGCAGGCGGGCTTGATTGCCTTCCGCGAAGCCATGAAGAAGGCAAATGCGGTCCTGAAGGAGCCGATCATGCACGTCGAGGTCACGACGCCGGAAGGCAACGTGGGCGACGTCGTGGGAGACATCAATAGCCGCCGCGGTCGGATTGAAGGCATGGAGCAGGCGATGGGTGGCGTCACGATCGTGAATGCCCACGTGCCGCTCGCCGAAATGTTTGGTTATGTGACTACGCTGCGGTCATTGACCCAGGGCCGCGCTTCTCCCAACGTGACGCCGAGCCACTACGAAGAAGTGCCGAACAACATCGCCACCGAGGTTATCGCCAAGGCCCAAGCCGGACGCTAA
- the rpsG gene encoding 30S ribosomal protein S7, giving the protein MPRKGQAPKRIVTPDPVYNSEMVQRFINRMMLDGKKTVAEKIFYTAMQQAEEKTGSPAIEVFEKALANVMPAVEVRPRRVGGQTYQVPMEVRPVRRRTLALRWMIENARKRSGKSMIEKLTNELVDAFNGTGASIKKREDTHRMADANKAFAHYRY; this is encoded by the coding sequence ATGCCTCGAAAAGGTCAAGCACCCAAGCGAATCGTCACCCCGGACCCGGTCTACAACAGCGAAATGGTCCAGCGGTTCATCAACCGCATGATGCTGGACGGCAAGAAGACCGTCGCCGAGAAGATCTTCTACACGGCGATGCAGCAGGCCGAGGAAAAAACCGGCTCACCTGCTATCGAAGTGTTCGAGAAGGCGCTCGCCAATGTGATGCCGGCGGTCGAAGTCCGACCTCGCCGCGTCGGTGGCCAGACCTATCAGGTTCCCATGGAAGTCCGACCGGTGCGACGCCGAACGCTCGCCCTGCGTTGGATGATAGAGAACGCACGAAAGCGTTCCGGCAAGTCGATGATCGAAAAGCTGACGAACGAATTGGTCGATGCCTTCAATGGCACCGGCGCCTCGATTAAGAAGCGCGAAGATACCCATCGCATGGCGGATGCCAACAAGGCGTTCGCCCATTACCGATATTGA
- the rpsL gene encoding 30S ribosomal protein S12: MPTVNQLVRRGRSTPKVKSKSPALKGNPFRRGVCTIVRTVTPKKPNSALRKVARVRLTHGIEVTAYIPGVGHNLQEHSVVLVRGGRVKDLPGVRYHIVRGTQQTAGTANRMQGRSKYGTKRPKGGK, encoded by the coding sequence ATGCCTACCGTCAATCAATTGGTTCGAAGGGGCCGAAGCACGCCCAAAGTCAAGTCGAAGTCGCCTGCTCTGAAGGGGAATCCGTTCCGGCGCGGTGTCTGCACGATTGTTCGAACCGTGACTCCCAAGAAGCCGAACTCGGCCCTCCGAAAGGTGGCTCGTGTTCGTCTCACCCACGGCATCGAAGTCACCGCCTATATTCCGGGCGTCGGCCACAACCTGCAGGAGCACTCGGTGGTGCTCGTCCGCGGCGGCCGAGTGAAGGACCTGCCCGGTGTTCGCTATCACATCGTTCGCGGTACCCAGCAGACCGCCGGAACCGCCAATCGCATGCAGGGCCGAAGTAAGTACGGCACGAAGCGGCCCAAGGGCGGCAAGTAA
- the lysS gene encoding Lysine--tRNA ligase — MSEEHSLREQRLAKLERLREIGLDPYRVERFPFDKSATELLEGFQEGEAVTFAGRVVSYRLMGKAGFAHLSDGDGKIQLYCRKDDLTEAEWEAYGLLDIGDHVGITGELFVTKTGERSIHARTLQPLSKALNPVPIGKEKDGERWYGLQDVEQRYRHRHLDLIANPEARKMLLDRCRIVSAVRRYFDSNGYLEVETPMLQLVAGGAAARPFMTHYNAYDIEVKLRISLELYLKRIICGDVPRVYEIGRVFRNEGVSNRHNPEFSLLEFYEAYANLEDMMKRVEECFAFVAQEVFGSEKVAVGGMEGEAPAEPLDFSKPWKRVSLLEEIERHTGLRADELEELDAAIARSRALGVEAKATKAGGRIDLDKETNLGGYIEKLLEVFVEPTLIEPTFVVGYPIETSPLAKKDPDRPGFTRRFEGYILGKEVCNAFSEINDPIDQRERFEQQLEQLDQGNDEAHPMDEEFLFALETGMPPTGGVGIGMDRMAMMLTGADTLREVLLFPMMKPEI; from the coding sequence ATGTCCGAAGAGCACTCCCTGCGTGAGCAGCGCCTGGCCAAGTTGGAGCGTCTGCGTGAGATTGGGCTCGACCCCTACCGCGTGGAGCGCTTCCCCTTCGACAAATCTGCGACGGAGCTACTGGAGGGGTTCCAGGAAGGCGAAGCGGTCACGTTTGCCGGACGCGTGGTCTCGTACCGACTGATGGGCAAGGCGGGGTTCGCCCACCTCAGCGACGGCGACGGCAAGATTCAACTTTATTGCCGCAAGGACGACCTCACCGAAGCCGAATGGGAAGCCTATGGGTTGCTCGATATCGGGGACCACGTCGGGATTACCGGCGAACTCTTCGTCACCAAGACGGGCGAACGATCGATCCATGCCCGGACGCTCCAGCCGCTGAGCAAGGCGCTCAATCCGGTACCGATCGGCAAGGAGAAGGACGGCGAGCGCTGGTATGGCCTTCAAGATGTCGAGCAACGCTACCGGCACCGGCATTTGGACCTCATCGCGAACCCGGAAGCGCGCAAGATGCTTCTCGACCGGTGTCGGATTGTCTCCGCCGTGCGCCGTTATTTCGACTCGAACGGCTATCTAGAGGTCGAGACGCCCATGCTGCAGCTCGTGGCAGGCGGAGCAGCGGCGCGCCCGTTTATGACCCACTACAACGCCTACGACATCGAAGTCAAGCTGCGGATCTCGCTCGAGCTCTACCTGAAGCGGATTATCTGCGGCGACGTGCCCCGGGTCTACGAGATCGGGCGGGTTTTCCGAAACGAAGGGGTCAGCAACCGCCATAACCCGGAATTCTCGCTGCTTGAATTCTACGAGGCCTATGCGAACCTGGAAGACATGATGAAGCGGGTCGAGGAGTGCTTCGCGTTCGTCGCGCAAGAGGTTTTTGGCAGCGAAAAGGTGGCGGTGGGCGGCATGGAGGGCGAGGCTCCCGCCGAGCCACTCGACTTCTCAAAGCCTTGGAAGCGCGTCAGCCTGCTCGAAGAGATCGAACGCCACACAGGGTTAAGAGCAGACGAACTGGAAGAGCTGGATGCAGCGATCGCCCGCAGCAGAGCGCTCGGCGTGGAAGCCAAGGCAACGAAGGCCGGTGGCCGCATCGATCTCGACAAGGAAACGAATCTTGGCGGGTATATCGAGAAACTGCTCGAGGTTTTCGTGGAACCGACGCTGATCGAGCCGACGTTCGTCGTCGGCTACCCGATCGAGACCAGTCCGCTGGCCAAGAAGGATCCCGATCGGCCCGGCTTCACCCGGCGCTTCGAAGGCTATATCCTCGGCAAAGAGGTCTGCAACGCCTTCAGCGAGATCAACGACCCGATCGACCAGCGGGAACGATTTGAGCAGCAGCTGGAGCAGCTTGACCAGGGCAACGATGAAGCCCATCCGATGGATGAGGAGTTCCTCTTCGCTTTGGAAACCGGCATGCCCCCTACCGGCGGCGTCGGGATCGGCATGGACCGGATGGCGATGATGCTAACTGGAGCGGATACCCTACGCGAAGTCCTGCTCTTCCCGATGATGAAACCGGAGATCTAA
- the phoP gene encoding Alkaline phosphatase synthesis transcriptional regulatory protein PhoP — protein MSNKPLKILVCDDERHIVRLIQVNLERQGYTVVTAYDGKEGLEKIRAEKPNLVVLDVMMPYMDGFEVLKTLRREPEFEALPVIMLTAKAQDKDVFEGYHYGADMYLTKPFNPMELVTFVKRIAQGSDGGEGPKRYDL, from the coding sequence ATGAGCAACAAGCCGCTGAAGATTCTCGTTTGCGACGACGAACGACACATCGTCCGCCTCATCCAAGTTAATCTCGAACGACAAGGCTACACCGTCGTCACCGCGTACGACGGAAAGGAAGGCCTGGAGAAGATTCGCGCCGAAAAGCCGAATCTGGTGGTGCTCGACGTGATGATGCCCTACATGGATGGGTTCGAGGTGCTGAAGACGCTTCGTCGCGAACCGGAGTTTGAGGCGCTGCCCGTGATCATGCTCACCGCGAAGGCACAGGATAAGGACGTCTTTGAGGGCTACCACTACGGCGCGGACATGTACCTGACCAAGCCGTTCAACCCGATGGAGCTGGTGACGTTCGTCAAGCGCATCGCCCAGGGAAGCGATGGCGGCGAGGGCCCCAAGCGCTACGACCTGTAG
- a CDS encoding putative zinc protease has translation MTNPTLYTLDNGVRIIVDPVTYVGSAAVGLWCTTGSRHETDSEAGITHFIEHMLFKGTERRSAKQIADEIEGRGGMLNAFTDKEQTCYYCRVLAEDVAVGIDVLSDMVANSLLDPEELAREQGVVLEEIKRSEDEPSDHVHELHLGYRWGMHPLGKPVIGTPESVSSFGRDDLVGYMDRRYRGSNLVLAVAGNVEPQEIRRLADIALGKFEIGEPAPAMDRPSGKSTENLVKKEVEQVHFCIGTDGTSHYDDDLYTMAVLDNALGSGMGSRLFQEIRERRGLAYSVGSYTLTYTAGGAFTVYGGTSPKTFDQVRELVRVEFDKVMAGGLDDDEMRRTKKNMSGNMVLALEGMNARMMRMARNLIVHGRHVPLEETLGKIESVTNDQLVAVANRVLASEKISTTAIGPF, from the coding sequence ATGACAAACCCCACCCTCTACACCCTCGATAACGGCGTGCGCATCATCGTCGACCCCGTCACCTACGTCGGCTCGGCGGCCGTGGGCCTCTGGTGCACGACCGGCAGCCGCCACGAAACCGATAGCGAAGCGGGAATCACTCACTTTATCGAGCACATGCTCTTCAAGGGCACCGAGCGACGCTCTGCCAAGCAAATCGCCGATGAGATCGAGGGTCGCGGCGGCATGCTGAATGCCTTCACCGACAAGGAGCAGACGTGCTACTACTGCCGTGTCCTCGCCGAGGATGTTGCGGTTGGCATCGACGTGCTTTCCGATATGGTCGCGAACTCGCTCCTCGATCCGGAGGAGCTTGCCCGCGAACAAGGCGTGGTGCTGGAAGAGATCAAGCGAAGCGAAGACGAGCCTAGCGACCACGTTCACGAGCTGCACCTGGGATACCGCTGGGGTATGCACCCCTTGGGCAAACCTGTGATCGGGACGCCGGAATCGGTCTCCTCTTTCGGTCGCGACGATCTTGTCGGCTATATGGATCGGCGGTATCGCGGTTCCAATCTGGTCTTGGCCGTCGCCGGCAACGTGGAGCCGCAGGAGATTCGCCGATTGGCTGACATTGCCTTGGGCAAGTTCGAAATTGGGGAGCCGGCACCGGCCATGGACCGTCCCAGTGGCAAGTCGACGGAGAACCTGGTGAAGAAAGAAGTCGAACAGGTCCACTTCTGTATTGGCACGGACGGCACATCGCACTACGACGACGACCTTTACACCATGGCCGTGCTCGACAACGCCCTCGGTTCCGGCATGGGCAGCCGTCTCTTCCAGGAGATCCGTGAGCGGCGGGGGCTCGCTTACTCGGTGGGGAGCTACACGCTGACCTACACCGCCGGCGGCGCCTTCACGGTTTATGGCGGGACCAGTCCAAAAACCTTCGACCAGGTTCGAGAGCTGGTCAGGGTGGAGTTCGACAAGGTGATGGCCGGCGGTCTCGATGACGATGAAATGCGCCGGACGAAGAAGAACATGAGCGGCAATATGGTCTTGGCATTGGAGGGAATGAACGCTCGCATGATGCGGATGGCGCGCAACCTCATCGTTCACGGCCGCCACGTGCCGCTGGAGGAGACCTTAGGCAAGATCGAATCGGTTACGAACGACCAGCTGGTTGCGGTCGCCAATCGGGTCCTAGCGTCCGAAAAGATTTCAACGACCGCGATCGGCCCCTTTTAG
- the rsmG gene encoding Ribosomal RNA small subunit methyltransferase G codes for MEDFEVRHVVDSLLVAPLLEGCASVLDIGAGPGFPAWPLAWLLPGVKVTAVESNSKMADFARSVALPNLTVVQERMESMDWVEEFDAVTGRAVAPFSIQLEISAAPCRIGGRVVPFRVPEERPFIETFNAGRIGLELSAMIEIPLPGSETNRLFPIYTKVRATPSEFPRPWARMKARPL; via the coding sequence GTGGAGGACTTCGAAGTCCGTCATGTGGTGGATTCGCTGCTCGTGGCGCCGCTACTTGAAGGGTGTGCCAGTGTCCTCGACATCGGTGCGGGACCCGGCTTTCCCGCTTGGCCCTTAGCGTGGCTGCTACCCGGGGTAAAGGTTACGGCGGTCGAAAGCAATTCGAAAATGGCCGACTTTGCGCGGTCGGTAGCGCTTCCAAACCTCACCGTTGTCCAAGAGCGGATGGAGAGCATGGACTGGGTGGAGGAGTTCGACGCTGTGACTGGCCGAGCCGTCGCTCCATTCTCGATTCAGCTGGAAATCAGCGCCGCTCCATGCCGAATCGGGGGTCGCGTCGTCCCGTTTCGGGTTCCTGAAGAGCGACCGTTCATCGAGACCTTTAACGCCGGACGCATCGGCTTGGAATTGTCCGCAATGATCGAAATCCCGTTGCCAGGCAGCGAGACGAATCGGCTGTTCCCGATCTATACCAAAGTAAGGGCCACGCCATCAGAGTTTCCCCGACCGTGGGCGCGAATGAAGGCGAGGCCGCTATAA